One region of bacterium genomic DNA includes:
- a CDS encoding ABC transporter permease: MGIFDAIHTGLTELLSHKLRSMLTMLGVIFGVAAVIAMVSIGEGAKQEALDQIKLMGIDVVHVKRATIAGELLQKAEERSPFGLKYSDVGSIRQVCDYARRVVPLREVFADVRVGEEAVPVKVVGTTAGYDKATRSKLLRGRFLMDQDIKENTPVCVLGAAAKRELFGFDDPIGKTVKIQNRIFRVVGLMDAKEVGSAKAFSALRDLNSDIYIPITISFSDYQMFSQQAVPANISTLRAMIGKMNSRHSLSDSTISEIIVQLDGEDAAVQTASVIRSVMNRGHCGIRDYEIIIPAELLHQSQQTQRIFNIVMAAIAGISLLVGGIGIMNIMLATVSQRTREIGVRRCIGATRWDIVRQFMLEALVITCLGGLIGVALGIGGAHAISIYADWRTIVSTQAIVVSFGVSAIVGVVFGLYPAVRAAMVDPIEALRYG, encoded by the coding sequence ATGGGTATTTTCGATGCCATACATACCGGTCTCACCGAGCTTCTATCGCACAAGCTGCGCTCGATGCTGACCATGCTCGGCGTGATTTTCGGTGTGGCGGCAGTAATCGCTATGGTCTCGATAGGTGAGGGAGCCAAACAGGAAGCACTGGATCAGATCAAGCTGATGGGGATCGATGTAGTGCATGTAAAGCGAGCCACAATTGCCGGAGAACTCCTGCAAAAAGCTGAGGAACGCTCACCTTTCGGTCTAAAGTATTCTGATGTCGGCAGCATAAGGCAGGTGTGTGATTATGCGCGGCGAGTGGTGCCCCTGCGTGAAGTATTTGCCGATGTGAGGGTCGGTGAGGAGGCGGTTCCTGTGAAGGTGGTGGGCACCACTGCAGGCTATGATAAAGCGACCCGCTCCAAACTTCTGCGCGGAAGGTTTTTAATGGATCAGGATATCAAAGAGAACACACCGGTCTGTGTTCTGGGAGCTGCAGCCAAGCGAGAGCTTTTTGGCTTTGACGATCCCATAGGCAAAACAGTCAAAATACAAAACCGCATTTTTAGAGTTGTTGGGCTTATGGATGCAAAGGAGGTCGGTTCGGCCAAGGCATTTTCGGCTCTCCGCGATCTAAACTCAGACATCTATATTCCTATAACTATATCTTTCAGCGACTATCAGATGTTTTCTCAACAAGCGGTGCCTGCCAACATATCCACTCTCAGAGCAATGATAGGTAAGATGAACAGTCGACACAGCCTCTCCGACAGCACCATTTCCGAGATCATCGTTCAGCTCGATGGAGAAGATGCGGCAGTGCAGACTGCATCGGTTATCAGGTCCGTGATGAACAGAGGGCACTGCGGGATACGTGATTATGAGATCATCATTCCAGCCGAACTGCTCCATCAAAGTCAGCAGACACAGCGAATATTCAACATTGTAATGGCTGCGATCGCCGGTATATCGCTGCTTGTGGGCGGCATCGGCATCATGAACATCATGCTCGCCACTGTCAGCCAGCGCACGCGTGAGATAGGGGTTCGCCGATGCATAGGCGCGACCAGATGGGACATTGTGCGGCAGTTTATGCTCGAAGCGCTGGTCATTACTTGTCTTGGCGGCCTGATAGGTGTTGCGCTTGGCATTGGTGGAGCACACGCCATCTCAATTTATGCCGACTGGCGCACCATAGTCTCTACTCAAGCGATTGTCGTCTCATTTGGCGTATCAGCCATTGTCGGAGTCGTCTTCGGACTATACCCTGCAGTCAGGGCTGCAATGGTCGATCCGATTGAAGCCCTTAGATACGGCTAA
- a CDS encoding YbhB/YbcL family Raf kinase inhibitor-like protein, with amino-acid sequence MTIQVTSTAFREGEPIPSKYTCKGSDISPPLAWTKVPSTAKTMALIADDPDAPMGTWVHWVLYNLPANMNELPEAVPNEKHLSSGASQGVNSSGKIGYQGPCPPSGTHRYYFKVYALDTQLKLSDSVTKSQLLEAMKGHVLAEGTLMGRFSH; translated from the coding sequence ATGACAATCCAGGTCACCAGCACTGCGTTTAGGGAAGGAGAGCCTATCCCTTCCAAATACACATGCAAAGGCTCGGATATTTCTCCACCTCTCGCCTGGACCAAGGTGCCAAGCACAGCAAAAACAATGGCTCTTATTGCCGATGACCCTGATGCGCCCATGGGCACATGGGTCCATTGGGTGCTCTATAATCTGCCCGCAAATATGAATGAGTTGCCCGAAGCGGTACCGAATGAAAAGCATCTTTCAAGCGGAGCATCCCAAGGGGTCAACAGCTCGGGCAAAATCGGCTATCAGGGACCCTGTCCTCCAAGCGGCACACATAGATACTACTTCAAGGTCTACGCGCTCGACACCCAACTCAAACTGAGCGATAGTGTGACCAAGTCTCAGCTCTTGGAAGCTATGAAAGGCCATGTGTTGGCTGAAGGTACATTGATGGGAAGATTCAGCCATTGA
- a CDS encoding prepilin-type N-terminal cleavage/methylation domain-containing protein produces MNTRHFHNNKGMTLLEVMITIGLLSMVGAGLTATLIGSVRGWRSGVSKDNAVSDVTIAMQKLSMEIRDGRSAGVSNNVLTVTFPNTITEGSESIYDLSTAGSVTRSYYMSDGNLVRNVGGSVSILGRGVVADFGTTTGGAVSVTLSSQNSDETGTPLSVRGKISLRNYRD; encoded by the coding sequence ATGAATACCCGTCACTTTCATAACAACAAAGGCATGACTCTTCTGGAGGTCATGATTACAATTGGCCTACTTTCGATGGTAGGTGCAGGGCTTACTGCAACGTTGATAGGCTCGGTTCGGGGGTGGAGATCGGGAGTCAGTAAGGATAACGCCGTAAGCGACGTAACTATAGCAATGCAAAAACTGAGCATGGAGATTCGAGACGGCCGCTCAGCCGGTGTATCAAACAATGTGCTAACGGTTACTTTTCCAAATACCATTACTGAGGGTAGCGAGAGTATCTACGATTTGAGCACGGCGGGTTCCGTTACGAGAAGCTATTACATGTCAGACGGCAATCTGGTAAGGAATGTAGGAGGAAGCGTAAGTATATTGGGACGTGGTGTGGTTGCCGACTTCGGCACTACTACAGGCGGCGCTGTCTCCGTTACGCTTTCAAGCCAGAACTCGGACGAAACAGGCACACCTCTATCTGTCAGGGGAAAGATAAGCCTGCGCAACTATCGCGACTAA
- a CDS encoding GNAT family N-acetyltransferase, whose product MMETTGNAMNVQIIKADKDRIDVIRNLVHFYIYDLSEVMGWDCPENGLFGGCDDLPQYWAKMPDDPKYAWPSGWKGYPFIIKVDDKIAGFALARKLGAEAVYEMGDFFILRKYRSKGVGKYVACSIFDAFAGKWRVAQMVGNTPAQAFWSRVIDGYTNGNHQECNDFDEIHGVELSVIYFNSVCR is encoded by the coding sequence ATGATGGAGACAACCGGCAACGCAATGAATGTTCAGATCATCAAAGCTGACAAAGACAGGATTGATGTAATTCGCAATCTTGTGCACTTTTATATATATGATCTCTCTGAAGTCATGGGCTGGGACTGTCCTGAAAACGGGTTATTCGGCGGATGTGATGACCTTCCGCAATACTGGGCCAAAATGCCTGATGATCCTAAATATGCCTGGCCATCAGGTTGGAAAGGTTACCCTTTTATAATAAAAGTCGATGATAAAATCGCTGGGTTCGCGCTCGCAAGAAAATTGGGTGCTGAGGCTGTCTATGAGATGGGTGATTTTTTCATTCTCAGAAAGTATCGCAGCAAAGGCGTAGGTAAATATGTCGCATGCAGCATTTTCGATGCGTTTGCCGGGAAATGGCGGGTAGCTCAAATGGTCGGAAACACTCCAGCGCAAGCTTTCTGGAGCAGAGTCATTGACGGATATACAAATGGAAATCACCAAGAGTGCAATGATTTTGACGAGATACACGGAGTTGAACTGAGCGTCATATATTTCAACAGTGTTTGCCGATGA
- a CDS encoding nitroreductase family protein, protein MELRDVIARRASVRQFAGDAVPENDLKEMVRLAGLAPSVNNSQPWKFIAITNRDLLGKMADSVRKAIEQCLPICGDENEKQARKQVEWFSTFFENAPAVIVVAQCPYEAIVDSALQHSGMSHNDVNALRGHPDIESIGAAIENMLLAAVDMGYGGCWLSGPLIARQSIEKCIGIGDPWQLAAMVALGKPAQDVAQREKKAIDDIFKLIA, encoded by the coding sequence ATGGAACTTAGGGATGTGATAGCAAGAAGAGCCAGCGTGAGGCAGTTTGCCGGCGATGCTGTGCCCGAGAATGATCTGAAGGAAATGGTAAGGCTTGCTGGGCTTGCTCCCAGTGTGAACAACTCTCAGCCCTGGAAGTTTATTGCGATAACAAATCGCGACCTGCTGGGCAAGATGGCCGATTCGGTCCGTAAAGCGATTGAACAATGCCTCCCCATCTGTGGCGATGAGAACGAAAAGCAAGCGAGAAAACAGGTGGAATGGTTCTCGACATTTTTTGAAAATGCACCAGCAGTCATTGTTGTTGCTCAGTGTCCATACGAGGCGATTGTGGATTCAGCTCTGCAGCATTCGGGTATGTCGCACAATGATGTCAACGCTCTTCGAGGACACCCCGATATTGAGAGCATAGGAGCAGCTATTGAGAATATGCTGCTGGCGGCTGTGGATATGGGTTATGGCGGGTGCTGGCTCAGTGGTCCATTGATCGCTCGTCAATCTATTGAAAAGTGTATTGGTATTGGTGATCCATGGCAGCTTGCGGCAATGGTGGCTCTTGGAAAACCGGCACAAGATGTTGCTCAGCGTGAAAAAAAGGCTATTGATGATATATTCAAGCTAATCGCCTAA
- a CDS encoding efflux RND transporter periplasmic adaptor subunit: MKQQIKLWTGRTFMLVAIIFAAQYWGVPLYRQYMVPKKTEAFVPTAKVKAGDFTISFHEIGTLEAENSVPIVNEVNGKIIYLAPEGTVVSPGDKLVQLDTSEIERDAKTQELNYQNALADVKRVKSEMEILAKSNETEVEQQQADLDFNKSERERANEQLKKKVHLAEEKLIARDQVDQAEMDLRSKDLTVKKGEMTLELKRKEVANKQTQKEADVRNKEFTANMSKASLEEVQGRIKKAVITAPSAGMVVISKDWTADGRRKLKEGDSLRPRQIVCQLPDLSSMQVRLQVGESDAPKLRLGLPVLIRLEAIPDKVFHGTVKEISSLAVESNVWEGDTPGRKNFEVVITVKENDPKTIKPGMSADAEFICDSQKKAIFVPIESVVERSGKTYVFVKDGKRYVMTRVKTGKHNDNFICITKGLKAGRVIALRDPTKPLDQQESGAKGPGAKKEKQKEKKKPAPLPGGSGD, from the coding sequence ATGAAACAGCAGATAAAACTTTGGACAGGCAGAACATTTATGCTGGTGGCCATAATTTTTGCCGCGCAGTATTGGGGTGTGCCGCTCTACAGGCAGTATATGGTTCCGAAAAAGACGGAGGCATTTGTCCCCACCGCAAAAGTCAAAGCCGGTGATTTCACGATCAGCTTCCATGAAATTGGGACTCTTGAAGCTGAGAATTCCGTTCCGATTGTCAACGAAGTGAATGGAAAGATCATCTATCTTGCCCCCGAAGGCACAGTGGTCTCACCTGGGGACAAGCTTGTTCAATTGGATACATCCGAAATCGAGCGCGATGCCAAGACTCAGGAGTTGAATTATCAAAACGCTCTGGCCGATGTCAAGAGAGTCAAGTCCGAGATGGAGATACTGGCCAAGTCCAACGAGACGGAAGTGGAGCAGCAGCAGGCTGATCTGGATTTCAACAAGAGCGAGCGAGAACGCGCCAATGAGCAGTTAAAGAAAAAGGTGCATTTGGCTGAAGAAAAGCTGATAGCCCGAGATCAGGTTGACCAGGCAGAGATGGACCTTCGCTCCAAGGATTTGACGGTCAAGAAAGGCGAGATGACTCTCGAACTAAAGAGAAAAGAAGTAGCAAACAAGCAGACGCAAAAAGAAGCGGATGTGCGCAACAAAGAGTTTACCGCAAACATGTCAAAGGCAAGTCTGGAAGAAGTGCAAGGTCGGATTAAAAAAGCGGTGATTACTGCACCCTCGGCGGGTATGGTGGTAATCTCAAAAGACTGGACCGCCGATGGTCGTCGGAAGCTCAAAGAGGGCGATTCTCTGCGTCCACGGCAGATAGTCTGCCAGTTGCCTGACCTGTCGAGTATGCAGGTAAGGCTGCAAGTCGGCGAATCTGATGCGCCAAAGCTCAGGCTTGGTCTGCCTGTCTTGATAAGGCTGGAAGCTATACCCGATAAGGTATTCCACGGCACGGTAAAAGAAATATCCAGCCTGGCGGTCGAGTCCAACGTATGGGAAGGCGATACACCGGGTCGTAAGAACTTCGAGGTCGTCATAACCGTCAAGGAGAACGATCCCAAGACGATAAAGCCTGGCATGAGCGCAGATGCAGAGTTTATCTGTGACTCTCAAAAGAAAGCGATATTTGTGCCCATTGAATCGGTAGTGGAGCGCAGCGGCAAGACATATGTCTTCGTGAAAGATGGCAAACGTTACGTCATGACACGTGTCAAGACCGGCAAGCACAACGACAACTTCATCTGTATAACTAAGGGTCTGAAAGCGGGCCGGGTCATTGCTCTACGTGATCCGACCAAACCTCTCGACCAGCAGGAATCAGGCGCCAAAGGTCCCGGTGCAAAGAAAGAGAAACAAAAAGAAAAAAAGAAACCTGCTCCACTTCCGGGAGGGTCTGGGGACTGA
- a CDS encoding lectin like domain-containing protein — protein MIIIRLLILVIWSFTTVAAFGAPTLSVKVNQQPRHSLAPMNPRFIEHINKHGSVSALNTAGLESGADTPGLGLVPEPFILPAPSRKVSILGELSSSLPTYYDLRTTGKLTSVKNQGSCGSCWAFAALGSIESYLMPGEIWDFSENNMKNNHGFDYTCCYGGNRVMAAAYLARWDGPLLETEDPYTTACISTSGFSPKKHVQDVIFLPDRTSSTDNDAIKNAIINYGAVYTTFYWSSSYYKSTTTSYYCSASIEPNHAVCIVGWNDYYPASNFLSTPGGDGAFLIKNSWGTSWGDVGYFWISYYDANMGKAYSSSVSNENAVFLAGSPDEYDTQYSYDTLGLVSMVGYGSNTAWAAMVFYADSDSVLRAAAWYALKDSTSYELRIYESPTSKPTSGTLVTSQTGTILAAGYHTIALNTPVLLTAGTKYSCVVKLTTPGYNYPIGFEYPYAGYSSAATANSGETYISSTGNTWTDMTSVTANASACLKAFASNPVIASVRNVKAIADGSYVRLDDVVVSAIYGDCIYVQDPTIPTGIRVDADGTSLSLGQSVTVVGTLGTYKPDGTHPAEREITSASVY, from the coding sequence ATGATAATCATAAGGTTACTGATATTGGTCATCTGGTCTTTTACGACTGTGGCTGCATTCGGTGCGCCCACTCTATCTGTTAAGGTTAATCAGCAGCCAAGGCATTCGCTTGCCCCAATGAACCCACGGTTCATCGAACATATCAACAAGCATGGTTCTGTTAGTGCACTGAATACTGCTGGTTTGGAATCCGGCGCCGACACACCCGGCCTGGGTCTTGTTCCAGAGCCATTCATATTACCCGCGCCAAGCCGCAAAGTATCAATATTGGGTGAGTTATCATCGTCTCTTCCTACGTATTATGACCTTCGCACGACGGGCAAGCTTACATCCGTAAAAAACCAAGGCTCATGCGGAAGCTGCTGGGCATTTGCAGCTCTCGGCTCAATAGAATCGTATCTTATGCCGGGTGAAATATGGGACTTCTCCGAAAATAATATGAAAAACAATCATGGTTTTGACTATACATGCTGCTATGGCGGCAACAGAGTGATGGCAGCGGCATATCTTGCAAGATGGGACGGTCCATTACTTGAAACAGAAGACCCATACACAACCGCTTGTATATCAACATCGGGGTTCTCGCCAAAAAAACATGTGCAGGATGTGATCTTCCTGCCGGACCGGACCAGTTCCACGGATAACGACGCAATAAAAAATGCAATCATAAACTACGGTGCCGTCTACACTACGTTTTACTGGAGCAGCAGCTACTATAAATCTACAACCACGTCATATTACTGCTCGGCATCCATCGAACCCAATCATGCAGTCTGCATTGTCGGGTGGAATGATTACTACCCGGCAAGTAATTTTTTGAGCACGCCGGGCGGTGACGGCGCATTTCTGATAAAGAACAGTTGGGGGACAAGCTGGGGAGATGTGGGGTATTTCTGGATATCGTATTATGATGCCAATATGGGAAAGGCGTATAGCTCAAGTGTTTCAAATGAAAACGCTGTGTTTCTTGCTGGTTCTCCCGATGAATACGATACACAATACTCTTATGATACTCTTGGTTTAGTCAGCATGGTCGGTTACGGCAGCAACACGGCATGGGCCGCTATGGTCTTTTACGCCGACTCCGACAGTGTCCTGCGCGCAGCGGCCTGGTATGCCTTAAAAGACAGCACAAGTTACGAACTCAGAATCTACGAAAGCCCGACATCAAAACCTACATCAGGAACACTCGTGACTTCCCAAACCGGGACCATATTGGCAGCCGGTTACCACACAATCGCACTCAATACGCCGGTGCTGTTGACAGCGGGAACAAAGTATTCGTGTGTTGTGAAACTGACCACGCCGGGATACAACTATCCAATAGGTTTTGAATATCCCTATGCGGGCTACTCAAGCGCGGCTACGGCTAACTCAGGTGAAACCTACATAAGCAGCACTGGAAACACATGGACCGATATGACGTCAGTGACAGCCAATGCAAGTGCATGCCTCAAGGCATTCGCATCCAATCCTGTAATTGCATCCGTCAGAAATGTCAAGGCAATTGCGGACGGTTCGTATGTGCGACTGGATGATGTGGTTGTTTCGGCGATTTATGGCGACTGCATCTATGTCCAGGACCCAACTATTCCCACAGGGATCAGAGTTGATGCCGACGGCACCAGCCTTTCATTGGGTCAATCCGTGACTGTGGTCGGAACACTCGGCACATATAAGCCTGACGGCACTCACCCGGCTGAACGCGAGATAACCTCTGCCAGCGTATATTAA
- a CDS encoding GNAT family N-acetyltransferase: MCAVHYSNVYEKYLFRKDDNIVTPRQTIVAQMETLAAGNFLSVSPRIVMDLKASWRRCIIKYDPQLMGFINSIPSLPYSAHKLLELGMHILLEEYCRREFSAQSYELLADQKFYCTPRILKKQDQEGICEVTSGNIDEILHELVPGIADKPEYVTGGDILSAGPAFAWYQNGKPVGFAGTHSSYMSERVGNIGMVFVTERYRGNGAAKRLVAAVADRLLKAGRMPVYGCSVYNPASIKTALGAGFKLAGYTIRLFIPRGV, from the coding sequence ATGTGTGCAGTTCATTACTCCAATGTTTATGAAAAGTACCTATTCCGAAAAGACGACAACATTGTCACCCCGCGACAAACTATCGTTGCCCAGATGGAAACATTAGCTGCTGGAAATTTTCTTTCTGTAAGTCCACGGATAGTCATGGATTTGAAAGCATCTTGGAGAAGATGCATAATCAAGTATGATCCGCAACTTATGGGATTTATAAATAGTATCCCTAGCTTGCCATACTCTGCCCATAAATTGCTAGAACTTGGGATGCATATCTTATTGGAAGAATATTGCAGGCGAGAGTTCTCTGCTCAATCATACGAACTACTGGCAGATCAGAAATTCTACTGCACACCCCGTATCCTCAAGAAACAAGATCAAGAAGGCATATGCGAAGTAACTTCTGGTAACATCGATGAAATTTTGCATGAGCTGGTTCCTGGTATTGCCGATAAACCGGAGTATGTAACTGGCGGAGACATCTTAAGCGCAGGACCAGCGTTTGCATGGTATCAAAATGGCAAGCCAGTTGGTTTTGCGGGGACTCATTCTTCCTATATGAGTGAAAGAGTTGGTAACATAGGAATGGTCTTTGTTACAGAGCGCTATCGCGGTAACGGCGCTGCAAAACGCTTAGTTGCTGCTGTAGCTGATAGGTTGCTGAAAGCGGGACGTATGCCGGTGTATGGCTGCTCTGTTTATAACCCGGCGTCAATTAAAACAGCCTTAGGTGCTGGATTCAAGCTGGCTGGTTATACAATTCGACTTTTTATACCTCGAGGTGTGTAA
- a CDS encoding TolC family protein, with product MTRFFTYMRFAVAALSLIFLFGCIAAIGDETPDKLSLADAVAMALRSNASLQSARDSRSNSLASLKIANINTSIDLGTTSFVERSSGYKSRSSNLFGNVDYVNLSGTRASLSLTPMASGDNTSTVLLYLQHPLGKGKGLLSSKSNEVLGARSNASIEEKELYLTTQSTVQSVVQAYYSAVLAREQVKVREQALEIAKAVADGATKRAAEGLVAEVEASRAEIRVAQTRNELNVQKQKAEASLDSLMVAIGSGVGKKPELTEPIPEPDSLGDLPDLATAMEKALKNRAELDVYDTRLSDLSRTLAMAKDNLKPGLDLVASFYSSSDDTGLLSHSLWNNGDLVAGLEYSVPLDKRSLVERHKMAETNLQTTRRMRVFEMEQIAQQVRDAYRDLQQAKTTVDIYGQNLAVAEDNLRMAQIRVDEGLTDNQEVLNAQEDLTGVQNSLVSAKVSLYLAAVNLKAAMGEDLTGMGGR from the coding sequence ATGACTCGGTTTTTCACATATATGCGTTTTGCAGTTGCCGCGCTATCGTTGATTTTCCTGTTTGGGTGCATTGCAGCTATTGGCGACGAAACTCCGGATAAGCTTTCATTGGCGGATGCCGTTGCCATGGCTCTGCGAAGCAATGCAAGTTTGCAGAGTGCCAGAGACTCGCGGTCGAACTCACTTGCCAGTCTTAAAATTGCCAACATCAATACAAGTATCGACTTGGGCACCACATCCTTTGTTGAGCGTTCCTCCGGTTACAAAAGCCGGTCGAGCAACCTTTTTGGCAATGTCGACTATGTGAATTTGTCAGGTACGCGAGCTTCTCTCAGTCTGACTCCAATGGCCTCCGGAGACAACACAAGTACTGTCTTGCTCTACCTGCAGCATCCGTTAGGAAAAGGCAAGGGCTTGCTCTCATCGAAATCCAACGAGGTGCTTGGAGCGCGCAGCAACGCTTCCATAGAAGAGAAAGAATTATACCTTACCACTCAGTCGACTGTACAGTCTGTTGTGCAGGCATATTACAGCGCAGTGCTTGCGCGCGAGCAGGTGAAAGTGCGGGAACAGGCGCTTGAGATTGCCAAGGCGGTAGCTGATGGGGCTACAAAGCGTGCAGCCGAAGGGCTTGTCGCTGAAGTTGAGGCATCGCGGGCTGAGATAAGGGTCGCGCAAACTCGAAACGAGCTTAACGTGCAAAAACAAAAGGCCGAGGCATCTCTTGATTCGCTAATGGTTGCAATAGGCTCCGGTGTCGGCAAAAAGCCGGAGCTTACTGAGCCGATCCCGGAACCGGACTCGCTCGGTGATCTGCCCGATCTGGCCACTGCGATGGAAAAGGCGCTCAAAAATCGAGCGGAGCTTGATGTGTATGACACCAGGCTTTCCGATCTGTCTCGCACTCTGGCTATGGCTAAGGACAACCTGAAGCCGGGACTGGACCTTGTTGCAAGCTTTTATTCGTCATCTGATGACACGGGGCTGCTGTCGCACTCCCTTTGGAATAACGGTGATCTTGTGGCTGGTTTGGAGTATTCAGTGCCTTTGGACAAGCGGTCACTGGTCGAAAGACACAAAATGGCTGAGACGAACTTGCAGACAACTCGCAGAATGCGGGTCTTTGAGATGGAACAGATTGCCCAGCAAGTCAGAGACGCATATCGGGACCTGCAGCAGGCAAAGACGACTGTAGACATTTATGGACAGAACCTCGCTGTGGCTGAGGACAACCTGCGCATGGCTCAGATACGAGTAGACGAGGGTCTTACGGACAACCAGGAGGTCTTGAATGCTCAGGAAGACCTCACAGGCGTCCAAAACTCACTTGTTTCTGCGAAAGTATCTCTATACCTTGCGGCGGTAAATCTGAAAGCCGCCATGGGCGAAGACCTGACGGGGATGGGGGGCAGATGA
- a CDS encoding MFS transporter: MKQYTGYKQLATAAAFASIFACAVIVTVVPAAIMEIKRSFGVSVTQLGWIFRLLMLAFLAAVIVGGHYGDRIGKIPPIALGGVCMAVGMVMFARADSFNIALVAISIAGIGAGLTEGLGTALVADLYMGAKRRAMTNLGQVAFAAGAVIGPAVTARILRAGIDWQAAFWGAAGICVLAGMTALVTLAFHRDLPVNSETEGGDWRAVIKDPLVIWLGIGILLYVSAEAGTANWLAAYLTSDIRAAAPVAAASIAVFWFGIGAGRASATMVSRRISDIKLIGVCLILASVCEAVLLNTHTVASSMTMIFLFGLCMGPVWPTIMSCAGGAYPAQSGGVIGILAAAGSLGSAVASPLVGRVADASSMRCALCICLAALIINTLLFSRLRRRLD, translated from the coding sequence TTGAAGCAATACACAGGATATAAGCAGCTTGCGACCGCGGCAGCGTTCGCAAGCATATTTGCATGTGCCGTCATCGTAACAGTCGTGCCTGCGGCCATAATGGAAATCAAGCGGTCTTTTGGAGTCTCGGTAACCCAGCTCGGGTGGATATTCCGTCTGCTTATGCTGGCGTTTCTGGCTGCGGTCATAGTAGGCGGGCATTACGGAGACCGAATCGGTAAAATACCTCCCATTGCTTTGGGCGGAGTGTGCATGGCCGTCGGCATGGTCATGTTTGCCCGTGCGGATAGTTTCAACATAGCGCTGGTAGCTATATCTATTGCCGGTATCGGAGCGGGGCTTACAGAGGGTCTGGGGACTGCATTGGTCGCTGATTTGTATATGGGCGCGAAACGCAGAGCCATGACAAACCTCGGCCAGGTGGCGTTTGCTGCCGGCGCAGTTATCGGACCAGCCGTGACCGCGCGCATTTTGCGAGCAGGTATAGACTGGCAAGCGGCTTTTTGGGGAGCGGCAGGTATTTGCGTTCTGGCCGGCATGACAGCGCTTGTGACGCTGGCCTTTCATAGAGATTTGCCGGTCAACTCAGAGACTGAGGGCGGTGATTGGCGGGCCGTGATTAAAGACCCGCTCGTAATCTGGCTGGGGATAGGAATTTTGTTATATGTGAGCGCCGAAGCAGGCACCGCAAACTGGCTGGCTGCTTATCTGACCTCGGATATACGCGCCGCAGCGCCGGTAGCAGCGGCTTCTATTGCCGTGTTCTGGTTTGGCATAGGTGCAGGAAGAGCTTCGGCGACAATGGTTTCCAGGCGCATCTCAGACATCAAGCTGATCGGTGTATGCCTTATTCTGGCATCCGTTTGTGAGGCTGTTTTGTTGAATACGCACACTGTTGCTTCGTCGATGACTATGATATTCCTCTTCGGGCTGTGCATGGGTCCGGTATGGCCTACAATCATGAGCTGTGCAGGCGGGGCATATCCGGCGCAATCGGGCGGTGTGATAGGGATTTTGGCAGCCGCAGGCTCACTGGGAAGTGCTGTAGCATCTCCGCTTGTAGGCAGAGTTGCCGATGCTTCCAGTATGCGCTGTGCGCTGTGCATATGTCTTGCGGCGCTGATTATCAATACTCTTCTATTCTCCCGGCTCAGAAGACGTTTGGACTGA
- a CDS encoding ABC transporter ATP-binding protein, with translation MIEVKNLKKTYKIGSVEVPALRGVSFGVEPGEFVAIMGPSGSGKSTLMNIIGCLDRPTSGTYMLDGTDASKLSDAQRAHVRNRKIGFVFQSFNLLPKMSALKNTMLPMMYSSEPRDRKYARLALDSVGLAGRIHHTPMQLSGGEQQRVAIARALVNDPPVMFGDEPTGNLDTTTGEEIMAIFQSLNNAGKTVVIVTHEPDIAQHCKRILRFRDGLLESDEIVENQLIAKTREMSKQ, from the coding sequence CTGATTGAAGTTAAGAACCTGAAAAAGACATATAAAATAGGCAGCGTGGAAGTGCCTGCGCTCAGGGGCGTCTCGTTTGGTGTGGAGCCGGGAGAGTTTGTGGCGATCATGGGACCGTCCGGTTCGGGTAAATCGACACTCATGAACATAATCGGATGTCTGGACAGACCCACCTCCGGCACATATATGCTCGACGGAACAGATGCAAGCAAACTCAGCGACGCACAGCGCGCGCATGTCAGAAACCGCAAGATTGGTTTCGTCTTCCAGAGTTTTAACCTTCTGCCAAAAATGTCGGCGCTCAAGAACACAATGCTGCCGATGATGTATTCTTCCGAGCCCAGAGACAGAAAATACGCCAGACTGGCTCTCGACTCCGTAGGGTTGGCCGGACGCATTCACCATACTCCCATGCAGCTCTCTGGTGGTGAGCAGCAGCGTGTAGCCATTGCTCGCGCACTGGTGAACGACCCGCCCGTGATGTTCGGCGATGAGCCTACAGGCAACCTCGACACCACTACCGGTGAGGAGATAATGGCTATATTCCAGAGCCTCAACAATGCCGGAAAAACCGTCGTCATCGTGACTCATGAGCCTGACATAGCCCAGCACTGCAAGAGAATACTGCGATTTCGAGACGGACTGCTGGAGTCGGATGAGATTGTAGAAAACCAGCTTATTGCAAAGACAAGAGAAATGAGCAAGCAGTAG